In Alosa alosa isolate M-15738 ecotype Scorff River chromosome 23, AALO_Geno_1.1, whole genome shotgun sequence, a single window of DNA contains:
- the sp3b gene encoding transcription factor Sp3 isoform X1: MTAPEQPVKQEEMAALDVDSSQSDFLQNASGGQEQTTDLTSIQLTGSDRWEVLTPVTTVKEEPGVVHIPTGVVSSNGQYMLPLQSMQSQPIFVTAGTGDGCGTNGLQYQVIPQLQSADGQLSYTTTAAVTVGDGTGAGQQLEDLHILPADGSQGGLAQQIQGVSLTGTTFGGQAGAAQVLANMPMGLPGNITFVPISSLDLESLGLAGAQAISASVTADGQLIMTAPGAEAPGDGAEKVGGGDVVLADGSNSGVDMFVPNTSLPSSSSTSSSSVTSVSSSLPETIDGTGVLTQATAVSAGQQDPSGAITAEAYLQQNHIAISSSDLTPGQDQLQVTTASTQQPQLIQVQTADGVTTAPQTLQSVQLINPGTFLIQAQTVSPTGQIQWQTFQVQGMQGLQNLQLPAGAAGNGMGATGTSQITLAPVQTLSLGQGAANAGQIPNLQTVTVNSISQFQQEDTDSPSDIHIKEEPDSEEWQLSGDSTLNTNDLSNLRVRLVDEDSEGVGQEGKRLRRVACTCPNCKEAGGRGSNMGKKKQHICHIPGCGKVYGKTSHLRAHLRWHSGERPFVCNWMFCGKRFTRSDELQRHRRTHTGEKKFVCPECSKRFMRSDHLAKHIKTHQNKKSLSGAGTGMGSADTDAPGDSIITGAGTTLILTNLQQGATPDLLSSGDLPLQLVTVSASEVME; encoded by the exons ACGACAGACTTGACATCCATCCAGCTCACAGGTTCAGACCGCTGGGAGGTCCTGACCCCTGTCACCACAGTGAAGGAGGAGCCCGGCGTGGTGCATATCCCCACTGGCGTCGTGTCCTCCAATGGCCAGTACATGCTCCCCCTGCAGAGCATGCAGAGCCAGCCCATCTTCGTGACGGCGGGCACGGGCGACGGTTGCGGCACCAACGGGCTCCAGTACCAAGTGATCCCCCAGCTCCAGTCGGCCGATGGCCAGCTCAGCTACACCACGACGGCGGCAGTGACCGTTGGGGACGGGACGGGCGCGGGCCAGCAGCTCGAAGACCTCCACATCCTTCCGGCGGACGGCAGCCAGGGAGGCCTGGCGCAGCAGATCCAGGGCGTGTCGCTGACGGGCACGACCTTTGGCGGGCAGGCAGGCGCTGCTCAGGTGCTGGCCAACATGCCCATGGGGCTGCCGGGGAACATCACCTTCGTGCCCATCAGCAGCTTGGACCTGGAGTCGTTGGGGCTGGCCGGTGCACAGGCCATCTCAGCCAGCGTCACGGCCGACGGCCAGCTCATCATGACTGCCCCAGGGGCCGAGGCGCCCGGTGACGGTGCGGAGAAGGTTGGGGGCGGGGACGTGGTGTTGGCCGACGGTAGCAACAGTGGCGTGGACATGTTTGTGCCAAACacttccctcccctcctcctcctccacctcgtcTTCCTCAGTGACCTCCGTGTCTTCCTCGCTGCCCGAAACGATAGACGGCACGGGCGTGCTCACGCAGGCCACCGCCGTTTCCGCCGGACAGCAGGACCCGTCGGGAGCCATCACGGCCGAGGCCTACCTCCAGCAAAACCACATCGCCATCTCCAGCAGCGACCTGACGCCTGGTCAGGACCAGCTGCAAGTCACCACTGCGTCCACACAGCAGCCGCAGCTCATCCAGGTCCAGACAGCAGACGGCGTTACCACGGCGCCTCAGACCCTCCAGAGCGTCCAGCTCATCAACCCCGGAACGTTCCTCATCCAGGCTCAGACGGTCAGCCCCACGGGGCAGATCCAGTGGCAGACGTTCCAGGTGCAGGGCATGCAGGGTCTGCAGAACCTCCAGCTGCCTGCGGGCGCCGCCGGAAACGGCATGGGGGCCACGGGGACCTCCCAGATCACACTGGCTCCCGTGCAGACCCTCTCGCTGGGCCAGGGAGCAGCCAACGCCGGACAGATACCCAACCTGCAGACAGTCACCGTCAACTCCATATCCCAGTTCCAGCAGGAAGATACAGATAGCCCTTCAG ATATACACATAAAGGAGGAGCCTGACTCCGAAGAATGGCAGCTCAGTGGAGACTCCACCCTCAACACCAACGACCTGTCCAATCTCCGTGTGCGCTTGGTGGACGAGGACTCGGAGGGCGTGGGGCAGGAGGGCAAAAGGCTGCGCAGGGTAGCCTGTACGTGCCCCAACTGCAAGGAGGCGGGAGGAAG agggtCGAACATGGGCAAGAAGAAGCAGCACATCTGTCACATTCCGGGCTGTGGGAAGGTGTACGGGAAGACGTCTCATCTGCGAGCGCACCTGAGGTGGCACTCGGGAGAGAGGCCTTTTGTCTGCAACTGGATGTTCTGCGGCAAAAGGTTCACACGCAGCGACGAGCTGCAGAGACACCGGAGAACACATACGG GGGAGAAGAAATTTGTGTGTCCGGAATGCTCGAAGAGGTTCATGCGGAGCGACCACCTGGCTAAACACATTAAAACTCACCAGAACAAAAAGAGCCTATCAGGTGCAGGAACCGGGATGGGCTCAGCGGACACCGACGCCCCTGGGGACAGCATCATCACAGGGGCCGGGACCACGCTCATTTTGACCAATCTGCAGCAGGGTGCGACCCCAGACCTCCTATCCAGTGGCGACCTTCCCCTCCAACTCGTCACAGTATCTGCCAGTGAAGTCATGGAGTGA
- the sp3b gene encoding transcription factor Sp3 isoform X2 — translation MAALDVDSSQSDFLQNASGGQEQTTDLTSIQLTGSDRWEVLTPVTTVKEEPGVVHIPTGVVSSNGQYMLPLQSMQSQPIFVTAGTGDGCGTNGLQYQVIPQLQSADGQLSYTTTAAVTVGDGTGAGQQLEDLHILPADGSQGGLAQQIQGVSLTGTTFGGQAGAAQVLANMPMGLPGNITFVPISSLDLESLGLAGAQAISASVTADGQLIMTAPGAEAPGDGAEKVGGGDVVLADGSNSGVDMFVPNTSLPSSSSTSSSSVTSVSSSLPETIDGTGVLTQATAVSAGQQDPSGAITAEAYLQQNHIAISSSDLTPGQDQLQVTTASTQQPQLIQVQTADGVTTAPQTLQSVQLINPGTFLIQAQTVSPTGQIQWQTFQVQGMQGLQNLQLPAGAAGNGMGATGTSQITLAPVQTLSLGQGAANAGQIPNLQTVTVNSISQFQQEDTDSPSDIHIKEEPDSEEWQLSGDSTLNTNDLSNLRVRLVDEDSEGVGQEGKRLRRVACTCPNCKEAGGRGSNMGKKKQHICHIPGCGKVYGKTSHLRAHLRWHSGERPFVCNWMFCGKRFTRSDELQRHRRTHTGEKKFVCPECSKRFMRSDHLAKHIKTHQNKKSLSGAGTGMGSADTDAPGDSIITGAGTTLILTNLQQGATPDLLSSGDLPLQLVTVSASEVME, via the exons ACGACAGACTTGACATCCATCCAGCTCACAGGTTCAGACCGCTGGGAGGTCCTGACCCCTGTCACCACAGTGAAGGAGGAGCCCGGCGTGGTGCATATCCCCACTGGCGTCGTGTCCTCCAATGGCCAGTACATGCTCCCCCTGCAGAGCATGCAGAGCCAGCCCATCTTCGTGACGGCGGGCACGGGCGACGGTTGCGGCACCAACGGGCTCCAGTACCAAGTGATCCCCCAGCTCCAGTCGGCCGATGGCCAGCTCAGCTACACCACGACGGCGGCAGTGACCGTTGGGGACGGGACGGGCGCGGGCCAGCAGCTCGAAGACCTCCACATCCTTCCGGCGGACGGCAGCCAGGGAGGCCTGGCGCAGCAGATCCAGGGCGTGTCGCTGACGGGCACGACCTTTGGCGGGCAGGCAGGCGCTGCTCAGGTGCTGGCCAACATGCCCATGGGGCTGCCGGGGAACATCACCTTCGTGCCCATCAGCAGCTTGGACCTGGAGTCGTTGGGGCTGGCCGGTGCACAGGCCATCTCAGCCAGCGTCACGGCCGACGGCCAGCTCATCATGACTGCCCCAGGGGCCGAGGCGCCCGGTGACGGTGCGGAGAAGGTTGGGGGCGGGGACGTGGTGTTGGCCGACGGTAGCAACAGTGGCGTGGACATGTTTGTGCCAAACacttccctcccctcctcctcctccacctcgtcTTCCTCAGTGACCTCCGTGTCTTCCTCGCTGCCCGAAACGATAGACGGCACGGGCGTGCTCACGCAGGCCACCGCCGTTTCCGCCGGACAGCAGGACCCGTCGGGAGCCATCACGGCCGAGGCCTACCTCCAGCAAAACCACATCGCCATCTCCAGCAGCGACCTGACGCCTGGTCAGGACCAGCTGCAAGTCACCACTGCGTCCACACAGCAGCCGCAGCTCATCCAGGTCCAGACAGCAGACGGCGTTACCACGGCGCCTCAGACCCTCCAGAGCGTCCAGCTCATCAACCCCGGAACGTTCCTCATCCAGGCTCAGACGGTCAGCCCCACGGGGCAGATCCAGTGGCAGACGTTCCAGGTGCAGGGCATGCAGGGTCTGCAGAACCTCCAGCTGCCTGCGGGCGCCGCCGGAAACGGCATGGGGGCCACGGGGACCTCCCAGATCACACTGGCTCCCGTGCAGACCCTCTCGCTGGGCCAGGGAGCAGCCAACGCCGGACAGATACCCAACCTGCAGACAGTCACCGTCAACTCCATATCCCAGTTCCAGCAGGAAGATACAGATAGCCCTTCAG ATATACACATAAAGGAGGAGCCTGACTCCGAAGAATGGCAGCTCAGTGGAGACTCCACCCTCAACACCAACGACCTGTCCAATCTCCGTGTGCGCTTGGTGGACGAGGACTCGGAGGGCGTGGGGCAGGAGGGCAAAAGGCTGCGCAGGGTAGCCTGTACGTGCCCCAACTGCAAGGAGGCGGGAGGAAG agggtCGAACATGGGCAAGAAGAAGCAGCACATCTGTCACATTCCGGGCTGTGGGAAGGTGTACGGGAAGACGTCTCATCTGCGAGCGCACCTGAGGTGGCACTCGGGAGAGAGGCCTTTTGTCTGCAACTGGATGTTCTGCGGCAAAAGGTTCACACGCAGCGACGAGCTGCAGAGACACCGGAGAACACATACGG GGGAGAAGAAATTTGTGTGTCCGGAATGCTCGAAGAGGTTCATGCGGAGCGACCACCTGGCTAAACACATTAAAACTCACCAGAACAAAAAGAGCCTATCAGGTGCAGGAACCGGGATGGGCTCAGCGGACACCGACGCCCCTGGGGACAGCATCATCACAGGGGCCGGGACCACGCTCATTTTGACCAATCTGCAGCAGGGTGCGACCCCAGACCTCCTATCCAGTGGCGACCTTCCCCTCCAACTCGTCACAGTATCTGCCAGTGAAGTCATGGAGTGA